A portion of the bacterium Unc6 genome contains these proteins:
- a CDS encoding ferrous iron transport protein A: protein MGEKILRELKPKESGKVKKIYGEGVLHKRLLDMGIVKGTTIEVTKVAPLGDPIDIKIRGYHLSLRKEEAAQISVEVD from the coding sequence GTGGGAGAAAAGATATTACGAGAATTGAAACCAAAGGAGTCAGGTAAGGTAAAAAAGATCTATGGCGAGGGAGTGCTTCATAAGAGGCTTCTGGATATGGGTATCGTTAAAGGCACAACAATAGAAGTTACTAAGGTTGCCCCCTTAGGTGATCCTATAGATATAAAGATAAGGGGATATCATTTATCCTTGCGAAAAGAAGAAGCGGCTCAAATTTCTGTGGAGGTAGATTAA